One bacterium genomic window carries:
- a CDS encoding DUF3160 domain-containing protein has translation MSLFIFLFIFAISTQIEKKLQTRDFVIVPTKEKSIYDIYEGCKKADEPIFVTQDLILHTTHIFFDYTLRILEIDNLKPKLDTLTIKMFELSMSQAKQLKYEPTKLSALKNVAFFGVAAKLLGMELHERLPESVGQEIERELELIEAHTGTFHSPIFGYREDYTQYIPRGHYTRNNEFERYFKAMMWYGRIGFYLQPHPTMYYPKEVNSIKEGLKLTRMALLITKIVKSSSELARLWDEIYKPTIFFTGRAEDFTIHDYSPFVDDIDLSSDSSILLFIDKAKTLPQPKIISTAVADTVGLQGFRFMGQRFIPDSYILQNLVYSKVTRYTGSGNPFTLEMTLLGPMRCFPRALDVMWVFGSEAAGDILKEEGDTDYIDYISQVNKLKEEFAKLPVSQWKDNLYWRLLYAVKLLVTHPHKGYPSFMQSRLWRLKELNTALGAWAELRHDTILYAKQSYTVEALSIPRPIELTKGWVEPYPEIYRWISELVNELAKIGGYPIEVKNKIISFSEILIRLSEISNKELNGKELSDDDYKLIWNIGSILKNVTQFSTQLMSRITSGTDENMAVVADVHTDTNSKKVLEEGIGYPSVIYVKLPDKRILKGSVFSYYEFKLGLADRLTDETWQEQIEEKPPQLQKWLLPLMSF, from the coding sequence ATGAGTTTATTTATCTTTCTTTTTATCTTTGCAATTTCTACGCAAATTGAGAAAAAATTGCAGACACGCGACTTTGTAATAGTGCCCACTAAGGAAAAGAGTATTTACGATATATATGAAGGGTGTAAGAAAGCAGATGAACCTATCTTTGTAACACAAGACCTTATTTTACATACTACTCACATATTTTTTGACTATACACTACGGATACTTGAAATTGATAACCTGAAACCAAAACTTGATACACTTACGATAAAGATGTTTGAATTAAGTATGAGTCAAGCAAAACAGTTAAAGTATGAACCTACAAAACTATCTGCTCTTAAGAATGTTGCCTTCTTTGGGGTAGCAGCTAAATTGCTTGGAATGGAACTACATGAGAGATTACCTGAGAGTGTGGGACAAGAGATTGAGCGTGAACTTGAACTAATTGAAGCCCATACTGGCACTTTTCATTCACCAATTTTTGGCTATCGTGAAGATTACACCCAATACATACCACGTGGCCACTATACACGAAACAATGAATTTGAGCGCTATTTTAAAGCAATGATGTGGTATGGCCGTATAGGATTTTATCTTCAACCCCATCCAACTATGTATTATCCTAAAGAAGTAAATTCAATTAAAGAAGGATTAAAGCTTACAAGAATGGCACTCCTAATAACAAAAATTGTTAAATCATCGTCTGAATTAGCAAGACTTTGGGACGAGATATATAAGCCAACAATATTCTTTACAGGAAGAGCTGAAGACTTTACTATCCACGATTATAGTCCATTTGTAGATGATATAGACCTATCTTCAGATTCTTCAATTCTTCTATTTATAGACAAGGCAAAAACATTGCCACAGCCTAAGATTATATCAACTGCAGTTGCAGATACAGTTGGACTACAGGGATTTAGATTTATGGGACAGCGGTTTATACCTGATTCATATATATTACAAAATCTTGTCTATTCAAAAGTAACTCGCTACACTGGGAGTGGTAACCCCTTTACACTTGAGATGACTCTTCTCGGTCCAATGCGTTGCTTTCCCAGGGCGCTTGATGTTATGTGGGTGTTTGGGAGTGAGGCTGCTGGAGACATATTGAAGGAAGAGGGTGATACAGATTATATAGATTATATCAGTCAAGTTAATAAACTAAAAGAAGAGTTTGCAAAATTGCCTGTATCTCAGTGGAAAGACAACCTTTATTGGAGGTTATTATACGCTGTTAAATTACTTGTAACACATCCACATAAGGGATATCCAAGCTTTATGCAATCAAGACTCTGGAGGCTGAAAGAGCTTAACACTGCATTAGGAGCATGGGCAGAGTTACGCCATGATACTATCCTTTACGCAAAGCAAAGCTATACAGTAGAAGCATTAAGTATACCGAGACCCATAGAACTCACTAAAGGATGGGTTGAGCCATATCCTGAGATTTACAGGTGGATAAGTGAACTTGTGAACGAACTTGCTAAAATTGGTGGATACCCAATTGAAGTTAAAAATAAGATAATTAGTTTTTCTGAAATCTTAATAAGACTCAGTGAAATTTCAAATAAGGAACTTAATGGGAAAGAGCTTTCAGATGATGACTATAAACTTATATGGAATATTGGTAGTATTCTTAAAAATGTGACCCAGTTTTCGACCCAACTAATGAGTAGGATTACTTCAGGAACTGACGAAAATATGGCTGTAGTCGCAGATGTTCATACGGACACAAATTCTAAAAAGGTGCTTGAGGAAGGAATTGGATATCCATCTGTAATCTATGTTAAACTACCGGATAAAAGAATATTGAAGGGTAGTGTATTTTC